In Oryza glaberrima chromosome 8, OglaRS2, whole genome shotgun sequence, the following are encoded in one genomic region:
- the LOC127783023 gene encoding uncharacterized protein LOC127783023, with protein MPKDVFDKLNFTVLAATPMRLQLADSSVRYPARIAEDVPVKIRDFFFLVDFVMLDMDMEKETPLILGRPFLSTAEENNDVGMGSIRFHINGKQEKFEFQPRTKQCSMVRIKYGPNPQNIQMVEVEPPKTDSLVKFMRNFLEK; from the coding sequence ATGCCAAAGGACGTCtttgacaagctcaacttcacggtgttggcagcAACACCGATGCGCCTGCAACTAGCCGACTCGTCAGTCCGTTACCCAGCCaggatagcggaggatgtgccgGTCAAGATTCGGGATTTCTTCTTCCTGGTCGATTTCGTAAtgctggacatggacatggaGAAGGAAACACCGCTCATCTTGGGgcgtccgttccttagcacTGCAGAAGAAAACAATGACGTGGGAATGGGgagtatccgtttccatatcaacgggaagcaagagaagtttgagtttcagCCAAGGACCAAACAATGCTCGATGGTCAGGATCAAGTACGGGCCAAACCCACAGAATATTCAaatggtcgaagtggagccacccaagacggaCAGCCTGGTGAAGTTCATGCGGAATTTCCTAGAAAAGTAA